Proteins from one Bombus pascuorum chromosome 15, iyBomPasc1.1, whole genome shotgun sequence genomic window:
- the LOC132914834 gene encoding calreticulin isoform X1 — MRFFSSIFLLLAVTIVTAEVYFEEKFLDDSWEKNWIYSEHPGKEFGKFVLSHGKFWNNPENDKGIQTSQDARFYALSTKFKPFSNKDKTLVIQFTVKHEQNIDCGGGYVKVFDCSLDQKDMHGESPYQIMFGPDICGPGTKKVHVIFSYKGKNLLINKDIRCKDDIYTNLYTLIIKPDNTYKVLINNEEVESGELEADWEFLPPKKIRDPSQSKPEDWDDNATIPDPDDQKPEDWDKPEHIPDPEATKPEDWDDEMDGEWEAPMIDNPEYKGEWKPKQIDNPNYKGPWIHPEIDNPEYTPDPELYKRDEICAIGFDLWQVKSGTIFDNVLITDDPEVARKFGEEVWKPTIEGEKKMKEAQDEEERKQRQKETKENEDNKDDDEDEDADEEDNNVPDTEEHDEL, encoded by the exons ATGCGATTCTTCAGCTCAATTTTCCTTCTGTTGGCGGTTACGATCGTCACCGCGGAAGTCTACTTTGAGGAAAAGTTCCTTGACG ATTCCTGGGAAAAGAATTGGATATATTCTGAACATCCTGGAAAGGAATTTGGAAAGTTTGTTTTAAGCCATGGAAAATTTTGGAATAATCCAGAAAATGATAAag GTATCCAAACATCCCAAGATGCCAGATTCTATGCCCTGAGCACGAAATTCAAGCCATTCAGCAATAAAGACAAAACCCTTGTTATTCAATTTACTGTTAAACATGAACAAAATATCGATTGCGGTGGTGGATACGTAAAAGTATTTGATTGCTCGCTGGACCAAAAAGATATGCATGGTGAAAGTCCATATCAGATCATGTTTG GACCTGATATTTGTGGACCGGGAACAAAGAAAGTTCATGTGATCTTCAGTTACAAAGGCAAAAATCTTCTGATTAACAAAGATATCCGCTGCAAGGACGATATATATACCAACTTGTATACTCTGATTATTAAGCCTGACAACACATACAAG GTTTTAATCAACAATGAGGAGGTTGAATCAGGTGAATTGGAAGCAGATTGGGAGTTCCTTCCACCAAAGAAGATCAGAGATCCGTCCCAGAGCAAACCTGAAGATTGGGACGACAATGCTACCATTCCCGACCCAGATGACCAAAAACCAGAGGACTGGGACAAACCCGAGCACATTCCTGATCCAGAGGCCACCAAACCTGAAGATTGGGATGATGAAATGGATGGAGAGTGGGAAGCTCCAATGATTGATAATCCCGAATATAAG GGTGAATGGAAACCGAAACAAATTGATAATCCTAACTACAAAGGACCCTGGATCCACCCAGAAATTGACAATCCTGAATACACTCCTGACCCAGAATTATACAAGAGGGACGAAATTTGCGCTATCGGTTTCGATCTCTGGCAAGTAAAATCTGGTACAATATTCGACAATGTCCTTATTACGGATGATCCTGAGGTTGCTCGTAAATTTGGGGAAGAAGTTTGGAAACCCACTATT GAGGGtgagaaaaagatgaaagagGCTCAAGATgaggaggaaagaaaacaGAGACAAAAGGAGactaaagaaaatgaagataatAAAGATGATGATGAGGATGAAGATGCAGATGAAGAGGACAATAACGTCCCTGATACTGAA GAGCATGATGAATTGTAA
- the LOC132914834 gene encoding calreticulin isoform X2, whose amino-acid sequence MRFFSSIFLLLAVTIVTAEVYFEEKFLDDSWEKNWIYSEHPGKEFGKFVLSHGKFWNNPENDKGIQTSQDARFYALSTKFKPFSNKDKTLVIQFTVKHEQNIDCGGGYVKVFDCSLDQKDMHGESPYQIMFGPDICGPGTKKVHVIFSYKGKNLLINKDIRCKDDIYTNLYTLIIKPDNTYKVLINNEEVESGELEADWEFLPPKKIRDPSQSKPEDWDDNATIPDPDDQKPEDWDKPEHIPDPEATKPEDWDDEMDGEWEAPMIDNPEYKGEWKPKQIDNPNYKGPWIHPEIDNPEYTPDPELYKRDEICAIGFDLWQVKSGTIFDNVLITDDPEVARKFGEEVWKPTIVR is encoded by the exons ATGCGATTCTTCAGCTCAATTTTCCTTCTGTTGGCGGTTACGATCGTCACCGCGGAAGTCTACTTTGAGGAAAAGTTCCTTGACG ATTCCTGGGAAAAGAATTGGATATATTCTGAACATCCTGGAAAGGAATTTGGAAAGTTTGTTTTAAGCCATGGAAAATTTTGGAATAATCCAGAAAATGATAAag GTATCCAAACATCCCAAGATGCCAGATTCTATGCCCTGAGCACGAAATTCAAGCCATTCAGCAATAAAGACAAAACCCTTGTTATTCAATTTACTGTTAAACATGAACAAAATATCGATTGCGGTGGTGGATACGTAAAAGTATTTGATTGCTCGCTGGACCAAAAAGATATGCATGGTGAAAGTCCATATCAGATCATGTTTG GACCTGATATTTGTGGACCGGGAACAAAGAAAGTTCATGTGATCTTCAGTTACAAAGGCAAAAATCTTCTGATTAACAAAGATATCCGCTGCAAGGACGATATATATACCAACTTGTATACTCTGATTATTAAGCCTGACAACACATACAAG GTTTTAATCAACAATGAGGAGGTTGAATCAGGTGAATTGGAAGCAGATTGGGAGTTCCTTCCACCAAAGAAGATCAGAGATCCGTCCCAGAGCAAACCTGAAGATTGGGACGACAATGCTACCATTCCCGACCCAGATGACCAAAAACCAGAGGACTGGGACAAACCCGAGCACATTCCTGATCCAGAGGCCACCAAACCTGAAGATTGGGATGATGAAATGGATGGAGAGTGGGAAGCTCCAATGATTGATAATCCCGAATATAAG GGTGAATGGAAACCGAAACAAATTGATAATCCTAACTACAAAGGACCCTGGATCCACCCAGAAATTGACAATCCTGAATACACTCCTGACCCAGAATTATACAAGAGGGACGAAATTTGCGCTATCGGTTTCGATCTCTGGCAAGTAAAATCTGGTACAATATTCGACAATGTCCTTATTACGGATGATCCTGAGGTTGCTCGTAAATTTGGGGAAGAAGTTTGGAAACCCACTATTGTAA GGtga
- the LOC132914706 gene encoding uncharacterized protein LOC132914706 isoform X1 — protein sequence MLHSKATAALLRLKEMDKKYNIKRNEGTRVQSNVSTESSLESSSRSLQVKSKTLNDKDSSALSTPNAEMEFRFKAFSKSKMEIKIPLNNIKDDESSISDSVTLNKPSKASPKTRSIIESIEIEEESKDSRLKEFPESLSNLDTNSKDKVKIPTIGSQNSPRNNDNSSIATAFSRRSDVSETISEAVKSVNETSSKKSDEKSYEPEVAMAEDNVPLSNSDNKETTIEEVIRLIEEKSEITSEQSNTMNKDISMEKISFKEEQKTRYEDDTFEEASSSIESSSSVEQKLEKSSVEDTVISGVKHIKITPHRQTENVQKTVIDEDRDKEIVELIAPKIMHSTSECEIGLDEELSNYVKRTENMDEAGPINLLKLPKQVTPTRRHVRRKKYRKLPNENTEEKTDSTSEHERLTERKENSQESMTSIKSEKDPKETSLPTEYGREEFINRIETGKSRTEIEDGSSKTNFSEEKLLRETPKQSDVTCTLRKLNKDAINAIVRRSRVQTPVEDLSSLNKPRPCKNCGTIAKLPVVDAVDYDSDASSLEKFKTGKETNCDQRVKQKKTKCKKVSRSSKNRKSPNCNKVEGKHSRFECRQMHNLRKHAAILRLQQEREDIRNYLLELEGTRLEFGPGMTSSKLSIFKPLEFPKIAAFVKPDEEDSIFKAKGGLAELQKRILMIKQCLKDQYILYRDYSSLAQTVNSKYIPASLEDAKRTIRQLQRATIKSR from the exons atgttgCACTCGAAGGCAACAGCTGCTCTGTTGAGGTTGAAGGAGATGGACaagaagtataatataaaacgtaacGAGGGCACGAGAGTTCAGAGTAACGTCAGCACTGAAAGTTCTCTGGAAAGTTCATCTAGAAGTTTGCAAGTCAAATCTAAGACCTTGAATGACAAAGATAGTTCAGCTTTATCAACACCTAATGCAGAGATGGAATTTAGATTCAAG GCATTTTCTAAATCCAAGATGGAGATTAAGATTCCACTCAACAATATAAAAGATGATGAATCCTCAATCAGTGACAGTGTGACCTTGAATAAGCCTTCAAAGGCATCCCCTAAAACGAGATCCATAATCGAAAGTAttgaaatagaagaagaaagtaaagaTTCAAGGTTGAAAGAATTTCCTGAGAGTCTCTCAAACCTGGATACGAATTCCAAAGATAAGGTTAAAATTCCCACGATAGGATCTCAGAATTCCCCAAGGAACAATGATAATTCTTCTATCGCTACAGCATTTTCTAGGCGTTCAGATGTTTCTGAAACAATTTCAGAAGCAGTTAAATCCGTGAACGAGACTTCCTCTAAAAAAAGCGATGAAAAATCGTACGAACCAGAAGTGGCGATGGCTGAGGACAATGTCCCGTTATCGAATAGCGATAATAAAGAAACGACGATAGAAGAAGTTATCAGGctaatcgaagaaaaaagcgAAATCACCTCCGAACAATCAAACACGATGAACAAGGACATTTCCATGGAGAAGATTTCCTTCAAAGAAGAACAGAAGACTAGATACGAAGATGACACTTTCGAAGAAGCTTCTAGTTCTATTGAATCATCCAGTTCTGTTGAACAGAAGCTGGAGAAGAGCTCGGTAGAGGATACTGTAATTTCTGGGGTGAAACATATTAAGATTACTCCACACAGGCAGACAGAGAATGTTCAGAAGACGGTGATCGACGAAGACAG AGACAAAGAAATCGTGGAGTTGATCGCGCCAAAAATAATGCACAGTACCAGCGAGTGTGAAATTGGCCTCGACGAGGAGTTATCGAATTACGTGAAGAGAACGGAGAACATGGACGAAGCAGGACCGATCAATCTTCTGAAGCTACCTAAACAAGTAACTCCAACGCGGAGGCACGTTCGTCGAAAAAAGTACCGGAAGTTGCCCAATGAAAACACAGAGGAGAAAACTGACTCGACTTCTGAACACGAAAGATTAACAGAACGTAAGGAAAACAGTCAAGAGTCCATGACATCCAT AAAAAGTGAAAAGGATCCGAAGGAAACTTCCTTACCGACCGAGTACGGCAGagaagaatttattaacaGAATAGAAACTGGAAAGTCAAGAACTGAGATAGAAGATGGCAGTTCGAAAACGAATTTCAGTGAAGAGAAACTTCTAAGAGAGACTCCAAAACAGTCTGATGTTACCTGTactttaagaaaattgaataaagaTGCAATTAATGCCATAGTTAGGAGAAGTAGGGTTCAAACACCAGTAGAAGATTTAAGTAGCCTAAATAAACCTAGACCTTGTAAAAATTGTGGAACTATAGCGAAGCTTCCAGTTGTAGACGCTGTAGATTATGACAGTGACGCTTCATctctagaaaaatttaagacg GGCAAGGAGACTAATTGTGATCAAAGAGTTAAACAGAAGAAGACTAAATGTAAGAAAGTTTCAAGGTCGTCGAAGAATCGAAAATCACCAAATTGTAACAAAGTAGAGGGGAAGCACTCGAGATTTGAATGCAGACAAATGCATAATCTGCGGAAGCACGCAGCAATACTCAGGTTGCAACAGGAACGCGAGGACATTCGTAATTACTTGCTGGAGCTGGAAGGCACGCGATTAGAATTTGGTCCAGGCATGACGTCGTCTAAATTATCCATCTTTAAACCGCTTGAATTTCCAAAAATCGCAGCATTTGTAAAACCTG ACGAGGAGGATTCAATATTTAAAGCTAAAGGTGGGCTTGCCGAATTACAGAAAAGAATACTGATGATAAAGCAGTGCCTAAAGGATCAATACATTCTTTACAGGGATTACAGTAGTTTAGCACAAACAGTGAACTCAAAATATATTCCTGCCAGCCTGGAGGATGCAAAGAGG ACGATTCGCCAGTTACAGAGAGCAACGATTAAGAGCAGGTGA
- the LOC132914706 gene encoding uncharacterized protein LOC132914706 isoform X2 translates to MEIKIPLNNIKDDESSISDSVTLNKPSKASPKTRSIIESIEIEEESKDSRLKEFPESLSNLDTNSKDKVKIPTIGSQNSPRNNDNSSIATAFSRRSDVSETISEAVKSVNETSSKKSDEKSYEPEVAMAEDNVPLSNSDNKETTIEEVIRLIEEKSEITSEQSNTMNKDISMEKISFKEEQKTRYEDDTFEEASSSIESSSSVEQKLEKSSVEDTVISGVKHIKITPHRQTENVQKTVIDEDRDKEIVELIAPKIMHSTSECEIGLDEELSNYVKRTENMDEAGPINLLKLPKQVTPTRRHVRRKKYRKLPNENTEEKTDSTSEHERLTERKENSQESMTSIKSEKDPKETSLPTEYGREEFINRIETGKSRTEIEDGSSKTNFSEEKLLRETPKQSDVTCTLRKLNKDAINAIVRRSRVQTPVEDLSSLNKPRPCKNCGTIAKLPVVDAVDYDSDASSLEKFKTGKETNCDQRVKQKKTKCKKVSRSSKNRKSPNCNKVEGKHSRFECRQMHNLRKHAAILRLQQEREDIRNYLLELEGTRLEFGPGMTSSKLSIFKPLEFPKIAAFVKPDEEDSIFKAKGGLAELQKRILMIKQCLKDQYILYRDYSSLAQTVNSKYIPASLEDAKRTIRQLQRATIKSR, encoded by the exons ATGGAGATTAAGATTCCACTCAACAATATAAAAGATGATGAATCCTCAATCAGTGACAGTGTGACCTTGAATAAGCCTTCAAAGGCATCCCCTAAAACGAGATCCATAATCGAAAGTAttgaaatagaagaagaaagtaaagaTTCAAGGTTGAAAGAATTTCCTGAGAGTCTCTCAAACCTGGATACGAATTCCAAAGATAAGGTTAAAATTCCCACGATAGGATCTCAGAATTCCCCAAGGAACAATGATAATTCTTCTATCGCTACAGCATTTTCTAGGCGTTCAGATGTTTCTGAAACAATTTCAGAAGCAGTTAAATCCGTGAACGAGACTTCCTCTAAAAAAAGCGATGAAAAATCGTACGAACCAGAAGTGGCGATGGCTGAGGACAATGTCCCGTTATCGAATAGCGATAATAAAGAAACGACGATAGAAGAAGTTATCAGGctaatcgaagaaaaaagcgAAATCACCTCCGAACAATCAAACACGATGAACAAGGACATTTCCATGGAGAAGATTTCCTTCAAAGAAGAACAGAAGACTAGATACGAAGATGACACTTTCGAAGAAGCTTCTAGTTCTATTGAATCATCCAGTTCTGTTGAACAGAAGCTGGAGAAGAGCTCGGTAGAGGATACTGTAATTTCTGGGGTGAAACATATTAAGATTACTCCACACAGGCAGACAGAGAATGTTCAGAAGACGGTGATCGACGAAGACAG AGACAAAGAAATCGTGGAGTTGATCGCGCCAAAAATAATGCACAGTACCAGCGAGTGTGAAATTGGCCTCGACGAGGAGTTATCGAATTACGTGAAGAGAACGGAGAACATGGACGAAGCAGGACCGATCAATCTTCTGAAGCTACCTAAACAAGTAACTCCAACGCGGAGGCACGTTCGTCGAAAAAAGTACCGGAAGTTGCCCAATGAAAACACAGAGGAGAAAACTGACTCGACTTCTGAACACGAAAGATTAACAGAACGTAAGGAAAACAGTCAAGAGTCCATGACATCCAT AAAAAGTGAAAAGGATCCGAAGGAAACTTCCTTACCGACCGAGTACGGCAGagaagaatttattaacaGAATAGAAACTGGAAAGTCAAGAACTGAGATAGAAGATGGCAGTTCGAAAACGAATTTCAGTGAAGAGAAACTTCTAAGAGAGACTCCAAAACAGTCTGATGTTACCTGTactttaagaaaattgaataaagaTGCAATTAATGCCATAGTTAGGAGAAGTAGGGTTCAAACACCAGTAGAAGATTTAAGTAGCCTAAATAAACCTAGACCTTGTAAAAATTGTGGAACTATAGCGAAGCTTCCAGTTGTAGACGCTGTAGATTATGACAGTGACGCTTCATctctagaaaaatttaagacg GGCAAGGAGACTAATTGTGATCAAAGAGTTAAACAGAAGAAGACTAAATGTAAGAAAGTTTCAAGGTCGTCGAAGAATCGAAAATCACCAAATTGTAACAAAGTAGAGGGGAAGCACTCGAGATTTGAATGCAGACAAATGCATAATCTGCGGAAGCACGCAGCAATACTCAGGTTGCAACAGGAACGCGAGGACATTCGTAATTACTTGCTGGAGCTGGAAGGCACGCGATTAGAATTTGGTCCAGGCATGACGTCGTCTAAATTATCCATCTTTAAACCGCTTGAATTTCCAAAAATCGCAGCATTTGTAAAACCTG ACGAGGAGGATTCAATATTTAAAGCTAAAGGTGGGCTTGCCGAATTACAGAAAAGAATACTGATGATAAAGCAGTGCCTAAAGGATCAATACATTCTTTACAGGGATTACAGTAGTTTAGCACAAACAGTGAACTCAAAATATATTCCTGCCAGCCTGGAGGATGCAAAGAGG ACGATTCGCCAGTTACAGAGAGCAACGATTAAGAGCAGGTGA